The genomic interval AGGAGGGGATACAGTAGCTCGATGGTTCGCAAGAAGAAACTCAGCCCGAGTGGCGCGAAAGGCGAGGACGGCGAGTACCACAACGCCCACGTGAACCTCCACGAGGACGAACTCGCCGTCGCCGGCCTCGAAATCGGCGACGAGGTGTTCGTGCGCGTGCGTGAGGACAAGATTATCATCCAGAAGGCGGACCCGGACGAGGTCGAACACGACTTCTGAGCCGTGTCCCTCTACAGCGCGGTTAAACCCCTGCTGTTTCGCCTCCCCGCGGAGACGGCGCACGCGACGGTTCACGCCGGACTGCGCACGCTCCAGCGAACCCCGTTTCTCTCGACCGTAGACGACGCGTTGTCCGTGGAGTCGTCGCGCCTACGCGTGCGCGCGTTCGACAACACGTTCCCGACGCCCGTCGGCGTCGCCGCGGGATTCGACAAGAACGCGGAGATTCCGCGGGCGCTCGACGCGCTCGGGTTCGGGCACGTCGAGGTCGGCGGCGTCACGGCCGACCAGCAGGACGGAAACCCCCGCCCCCGGATGTTCCGCCTGCGCGAGGACGACGCCATCGTGAACCGCATGGGCTTCAACAACGACGGCGCGGACGCGGTGGGGCGACGGCTCCGCGAACAACCTCTGCCGGACAGTCCCGTCGGCGTGAACATCGGGAAGTCGAAGGCCGCGGACGACGCGCCCGCTGACTACCGCTACACGTACGAGCGCGTCGCGGACGCCGGGGACTACTTCGTCGTGAACGTCTCCAGCCCGAACACGCCC from Salarchaeum japonicum carries:
- a CDS encoding quinone-dependent dihydroorotate dehydrogenase, translated to MSLYSAVKPLLFRLPAETAHATVHAGLRTLQRTPFLSTVDDALSVESSRLRVRAFDNTFPTPVGVAAGFDKNAEIPRALDALGFGHVEVGGVTADQQDGNPRPRMFRLREDDAIVNRMGFNNDGADAVGRRLREQPLPDSPVGVNIGKSKAADDAPADYRYTYERVADAGDYFVVNVSSPNTPGLRDLQHRDHLEAIFAELLDAGASPLLVKFSPDLSRDAIADGVALAEELGLDGIVATNTTTERDDSLRSPARFEQGGLSGKPLQERATSLVRFVAERTDLPVVGVGGVFTAEDAYEKIRNGASVVQLYTGLVYRGPTIARDINQGLLELLDRDGFDTIEDAVGADL
- a CDS encoding AbrB/MazE/SpoVT family DNA-binding domain-containing protein, with the protein product MVRKKKLSPSGAKGEDGEYHNAHVNLHEDELAVAGLEIGDEVFVRVREDKIIIQKADPDEVEHDF